From the Vanacampus margaritifer isolate UIUO_Vmar chromosome 14, RoL_Vmar_1.0, whole genome shotgun sequence genome, the window TGGCTTGACCAGGGTTGGCTTGGCAGAACTTGGTAAGCTTGGTTGGACGTGGAGAAGTTAACTGTGACGAGGACAACGAGGCTGTGAAGAGGACGAATAGATTGAGACGTAGACAACTAGACTGAAACAAAGACGACTTAACGTTGACGAGGCTTAGCTTGACGCGACGGGAAACACAGACTCCCACACGGGACTTcgacaacgacacatgacttcgACACCTGATGtagacaatgatcccacaccgactggacaaacacaacagactaaatacactaacactaatgagacacacctggggaacacaataggaaGAGGGCACCGATTAGtcaaacacactgggaagggaacagacacacaggtggacgtaaaCAGACATAATGAGACAGGGGAAACACTCagaaacacaagacaaacaccaattacagaaagacacaacaaacacaccaaaataaacaaaaccctaacccatacaAAACCGAAACGTGACAATAGTACTTAAAACTGCctaagactgcttgatcaaataagataattaagtaataagtattaCTTAAGATTTGTTTTTGCGGTGAACAGACTTAAGACATTTTAGTTGATTGTGCAACAAGTTCAATACGACTTTATGGCTTGATATAAGAGTTTAAGTCTAGGTTAGATAGCTGATTTTTGCAGTGTGGGTCGTTATTATGTTATGGGACACACCTACATGTGTGACCTGGGTCCATTTGTGGTACTTACTATATTTGGTAGAGCCTCCTGTATATCCCATTTACTTTTAGTTTTCTCGTACTAATCGTAGGAGGAGCAAGAGGAATGGTAGCATTGATTATAtctcaattttgttttgttccatcCAGGTTTTGAAGGCACAAACTGTGAGATTGACATTGATGAGTGTGCTGAACATCCCTGTGACAATGATGGGGAATGTTTCGAACGTTCAAATCTGACTCACTGGCAGCTAGACTGGGAGCTAAGTTATGAAGATGCAGCTGGATATATTTGCCAGTGTCAGTCAGGGTTTGCCGGTAGatgacacaaagaaaaaaattatcaccaAAAACCATTATTTGATCCATTCAATGTAAACTGGTATCTAACATAGACTGTATTGATTTACAGGACAGAACTGTACTTTTAACATTGATGAGTGTGACTCAGAACCCTGCCAAAATGGAGCCACTTGTGAGGATCTAAACAATGGTTTTGTTTGTACCTGCCCTGCTGGATTTTcaggtgagagaaaaaaaatcaggccaaaaataaataaataaaattaacaagtTTGTTcttgaaatacagatataaaattcatcAGGAATCCACCTTACACCTGAAAACTACAGAAAATCAGTACAGTTTACATTGATTATGGCCACGCCATAGAGACAAAAGCGGttttgttatgtctgaaggaagaccacatttcctatgaggacaagtgcattgtgtcattttttagctcactccagcaagtgaaatccgggccaatgttgatccttgactgtcctttcatccgggGTAGCTTTTGATATATGCCAGAAAGCAGTgaacacatttgtagttttctgtgtgacagtgttcctaccatcctcctcaaagttgcttagtgcctgtaaaaatgatacaaaccCCCTCAgaccatggcaaaggtacccattcaactagttttaagtagatgtttcatcaaaagagttatgataatattttattatggtTGAAATGTTCCTTAGTGCTATTTTAAtagtttaaacataaatttacCACAAAATATGGTCCTCAAACACtaatatcatccatccatccatttgctacTGCTTATCTGGGGTCGGTTTGCGGGGGCAGCAGGTTTAGGAGGGAAGGCTAGACTTCCCTCTCCTCAGCCACTTCGACCACCTCTTCCGAcgagatcccaaggcgttcccaggccagccgggagacatagtctctctagCGTGTCCTAGGTATTCCccagggcctcccgccggtgggacatgctcagaacacctctccagggaggcgtccaggaggcatccgaaccagatgcccgagtcacctcaactggctcctctcaacgcggagtaGCGGGCCGACCCCCAGTCCCtcagcttctcaccctatctctaagggaaagcccggacaccctgcggaggtaACTAATTTGGGCCgcttgtatctgggatcttgttcttttggtcacgacccactgctcgtgaccataggtgaggatGGGAACGTagatcgagagcttcgccttttggctcagctccttcttcaccacatcagaccgatacagagtccacatcactgcagacgctgcaccgatctgtCTGTCgttctcccgctccatcctggcctcactcgtgaacaagaccccaagatccAGATGACACTAGATGACACtaatatcatttcaaacttattttacatgatctaaaaacaaaaacaaatctctcCATGAGCCGTCACTTACCGTGGTGGAGGGATTTGTGTGTCTCAAAGATGTTGTCCGGGGGCTTTATGCCACTGGCAgtcatggcaaacaggtcctaggtgaggggccagacaaagcatggctcaaaaagACCTCTtatgatgataaaaataaattgattcgATTTTCCCTTGCCTGGatgcgggtcaccggggcccccctctggcgccaggcctggaggtggggctcaaaggcgagcgtctggtggccagGGCTGCTCCCATGGGGCCTGGCCGGGCACAGCctgaaaaggcaacgtgggccATGGACTGACCACCTATGGGTGGGGCTAAAGGGGTCGGGTGCAGTGTGAGCTGGGCGGCAGCCAAAAGCGGGGACCTTGGCCGATCCCTGGTTACTGAAGCTAGCCCTAGCCCTAAAGACATGGAATGTCACATCTCTAGCAGGGAAGGAGCCCAAGCTGGTGTGCAAGGCAGAGAAGTTCTGACTAGACATAGTCGAACTtgcctccacacacagcttgggctctagtaccaatcctctcgagaggggtttCACTCTGGAGTTGTCCACAGGGGTAGGGTTAGGACGAGataagtttttaacttcctcctaccccttttgaacacaTAAActcatttctttcttcttcttcttatttttcttttttacttcaacttgtattttatacttgtaatgtgttttgtgttttccttatgtttatattttcaataaaaccataaaccaaccaaccaacagtGAGAGGCGtggagcaggtgtgggcatacaaATTGCCCCACGGCTTGGTGCCTCTACATTGGGGTTCACCCCGGTAGACGAGAGGATAGCTGTTGTTTTTGCCTCCAcactttttggagtccttggagggtgtgcagAGAGCGCTCCCCCTTGTTCTGCTGGAGGACTTCAAcactcacgtgggcaatgacagtgagatatGGAGGGGCTGGGAGGAAGACCCTCcctaacccccacccccactcagAACATGAGCAGTGTACTGTttttggacttctgtgctcatcgcggattgtccataacgaacaccatgttcaaacataagtGTCTCCACATGCGCACTTGGCACCACGACACCCTGGGCCGCAGTTCGCTGATCGACTTTATGGTTGTTTCTTCGGATTAGCAGCCACATGCtgtggacactcgggtgaagagagggacggagctgtcaactgattaCCACCTgttggtgtgttggctccgatggtgggGGAACATGCCGGTCCGACCTGGCAGAGCTAAACGTATTATGAGAGTTTGCTGTGAATGACTGGCAGAAAGagttttcaaagaaaaaaagatgatttgagaaacAGGTGTTTTCAGTTACGAGATTGTTAGTCTTGTATATCAAGGCACAACTATAGTAtggaaaaataatgtttgttgAGCTAAAACCGTTCAATTACAAAACTATAACATGTGTCGGGcataatgtttttaatataaaaatccatgccaaatgtatttcaaatgaTCTTGAATCAAATTTATCTTCACATCTTCCTTCAGATTTTCTTTGTCAAACTGATATTGACGAATGTGAAAGCCAGCCCTGTCAGAATAATGGCTGGTGTGAAGACGACACTGCTTCCTATATCTGCCACTGTCCTGACGTAGATGTTGGTCATCGGCCATGGGGAGGCAAAGACTGCACCGTAAAGCTTTCCGGCTGTGTCCACCATGATTGTCAAAATGGAGCCACCTGTTATCCATGGTTTGATGGAATTGAACATGGCCACACGTGTTTGTGCGCTCATGGATTCTATGACGAGCAGTGCTCCATGCTGACAACGTTCTCTTTAACCTCTGCAGGTTTCATTCCAATTAAGGTTTCGAAAGAGAAGATCCAAACTGAGACTCAAAACGCTGATTATAACCGCTTTAGAATACAGTTCCGTTTCCGGACAACATTATCAAATATGTTACTTTTTTACAGAGGAGATGTGGACAACTATGTCCTTATAGAAATTGTAGATGGTTTACTTTATGCAAAAACCTTTTCTGATACGTCTGAATATAATTTGACCTTTCCTGTCTTTGTTAATGATGGTTTTTGGAGAGATACTCATGTATTTGAGGATAACAAGAGCATTCATTTGATAATGAAAGGACCTGGCTGTAACAGAGATGGCTGCAGAGCTAAAGATGAATCACATTTCGAGACTTTGGAAACCTTCTCCCATATATATGTAGGTGGAGCACCAGAAGAAATGTTACTGAACTCCTTAAGTGATGCAAGCTTCATTGGATGCATGGAAGACTTAATGATAGACGCCCAACCTATCCTCCCCCAATCATTTCAAGATGAGCAAATACAAAATCTGGGATGTATTAAGGCTGAGTGGTGTATGCCTGACCCCTGCTATGGGCATGGACACTGTGTGGACCTATGGACCAACTACCGCTGTGACTGCCATCGTCCTTTCTATAGTGGAGGATGCATTGAAGGTGAGCATTTTCACTACTGTTTCTGAAAGACAAATATACAGAATCACTTGTATCAcattgtggcggccgtggctcaggaggTAGAGCTGATAGTCCAGTAACCGGAAGGTCCGCTGTTCGATCTCAATTCTCTCCacgtcatgtgtcgttgtgtccttgggcaagacactttacacacattgccttcagtgccactcacactggtgAATGaatggtgtgaatgtttggtggagGTCAGAGGCACACTGGCAGACaagcttccgtcagcctgccccaagACAGTTTACTACCACCAGTGTGGATGtatgagtgcatgaataatgtatccattgtaaagtgtctttgagtgtccagaaaagtgctatataaatctgatttattattattattattattattattatcactatagggagtcctcaagttacagcGGAGTTCTGTTCCTACTCTGGCGGTGTCACccaaatttcgacttaagtcagatttccccgttaaagtcgatctttacatcaaaatattttgcacagtaattttacaaaacatatttgcgcaacCCGGAAGACCCGAAatcaatatttcgtgtttccgcacggacgtTCATTGCAAACGGCACAGTGGagctaatggaaacttaaacacggaaatgtgacccGCCTGATGGACACCCATGGCTGTAAGTAACAacactttaaataactttaaaatggtgtgactactgtgggaaaataaaaaagaatgtgCTACTGCTGAGGCACGACTCGAAACAACGTAGGTCGCGTACGACGTAATTcgattagtagtagtagtagtagtagtagtattaccATTAAgtctttgaatattttttcattatattcAGGGGTGCACATTACAATTTTTGGTCTTGTTTTCAAAGGAGCGCCAGAGGTTGTTTAGTGGGTCAAAGGGCAGGCCATCAGGATCCCAGGTAGTAAAATAAACCACCTCACACACTTGCCTCGGTGGCTTGGCTAGAAGTAAAAGGTTGCGAGTCAGGATCATATTTACTTCCGTAAACACTGCCACATGAcggcatgttatttttttttttttgcacgtcaCTCGACGTTGCTATTTACGCATGCGTGTCACATCACGGCATGTTGCATTCACATTAGaagtcgcatttgtttttgtaatatgaACGAGTacgtacataaaaaaattggttttaacaaaaaatcggatttgggcATCACAACCTGCAGTGTGAAGGTAGCCTTAGATCTATGAAAAGTTGGAGGCATATGAAACAGCCCAAGAACTACACAAGTCTTGGAGCCTTATGTTAAACCCAGCAgataggccttttttttttatttacttccaaatGTTGCCCTATTTTTGGCCTATTATAGAGGTCACATTTTGAAGAACACCTCCCACATATTTTGTCCGATTGACTTGAATCTGTGAGTGTTTCATCTAAAGATGTTCCCGatgaaaagtaaaagcaaaacatttcattttgccATATGCTGTTGCTGTGGCTACATGCTGTTTGCCAAGGAAAATTATGCTGATTTGGGTGGTCCAAACGTgtgaaaactcatgaaatttTTAATACACATAAAGGACTGGcacaaaacaataaatcaatATATAAAGGTTTATCATGCCCCAAAGTGGTCCGGGCTGTGAGGGTCTTTCAAAGCTGCTCGCAACTctagttttgtgttgtttttgtggtgGAACCAAATAAGAGTCTTATCGAAGAACACAGGACTGATATGgaagtaaatatggtgcaaaagtaaattgtacctgtaaaaaaattgtttttgttgtattaaaaaaaaaattgtacctgtataaaaaagtataaatttgtatctgtaaaagtcgttatttgtacctgtagaaatgacaacttgtcgTCAAGAGTCATGATTCAATGACTGTTGTATAGAACTGTCTCAAACAGCTTCTTTTGCAGGCTGTGCTTTCCAAGCAGTCGCAGGAGCTATATCATCTGCTGGGCCTTTTTAGGATTGGTGGAGAGGAGTTCCAGTATGATAATGTTGAACGGAGTGCAGAAGTCCACAAACAGGATCCTCGCATGGGTCCCTGTGCCGTTGAGGCGTTCCAGGATGAAGTGCAGCGGGCAGACCAAAAATACCAATATGTGGCGAGGTGATTATGGGTCTCCAGATAACCTTAGCGAcagtatgaaaatatatttaccaGAATTTCGCCACAAAAAATCATTCACTATTCATAAAAAGTTTGGCATAtatggctttcaggtgaaatttatggaaaatgttgACGCTACAGTGATATATCATGAAAGTAGGGCATTTTAAGAAGaaggatgcactggtgatttcttcatctcaaacaattcattgaaagaaaaaaaagaaaacatttcaatgtcCCAATAACTCGTCATGTGCCCTTGACAACGACGTCTCATGCTGTTAGTATTCACAAGTCGACTCATTGTCTGCTGAGGCATGGCATCCCACACTTCTTGAAGGACAGCCCTCAGGTCGTTGAGGTTCTGGGGTGCAGAGTTTCCAGCCTCTACACAGCGACTCAGCTGATACCACAGGTTTTCAATAagattcaggtctggagaaagtgcaggctattccatttgaggtacacCAGTTTCCAACAGCCGTTCCATGATGATGCCATCTTGATGAGTTGAAGCAttgttttttgtgaattttgccgttaagcAAAATTAGAGAACAGCAACTGGTGCAAAAactactgaaacatttaacagttgaaCATGTGTGTTCAAAAGCTTAGAGACagtcacattaagttcacctgtaaaagtctgaatgcattttaggctcatcctgaattttcacctgaaagccatatatccctaactttttgtgagcaaGACCACAGGGTGAAAATCCGCATTCATAACAGACATCTGTAATAttaggggggagggaggggggatcACACAAGCCTAGTCTTTGAACTTTAGGTTAAACTGAATCAAGGTCAAGGAAGCACAGATAGGGGTTTATGAATGACGCTTAGGCCAGAAAAGCAAATGAAAGTGCACGTTAGAGCCCAGGGAGTACCGTGCTGTTACCAACATGTGGCACTACTGTGCAATGCGTATAAAAAGCCcataattctatttatttatttaattttattataaaaacaaaaaggtttttagtttttgcaataaaacaaaccaaaaagtaggATCTTACAAAATACTTCATCAGCTGGCAATCAAACTAAGAAATTGCTCAAGAATTAACTAacacaaaaaagacaacaaaaaaattaaggatTATATAATATTGAAGTCCAATAAGAATATACAGAGTTGAAGGCTGACAGTGCCGTGAGCTGCTGCTGTTCATTAGCTCCTGGCCAATTGGAGGGCCGCTTCTCCCTCTGTTGGATCCACCTCTTCAGCTAATCACCATTGGCCACCTGAGTCTCTCACAAGAGATCATaaatcacaatcacaaaatGTAGGCTACATCCAGGGCCATAACAGTGCTCATAATGTTGATTAAAGCTGCTCTTTCTTTGCAAtagtttgcccaaaaatatttttgcaattgcctttttgtttggccatttatgactgaaacatgtaattgtaattagtagatCAACACCTTAGCTATTCAgagttcacaatgggtactttTGCAAGCCTTTGGTTCAAATTTCCTGCCCTCTGTCTATGGATGTGACGTCATATGCACATTGTGCATGTGAAGaaggtgtgtgcagtttcattttcagccacaggtggcagtagcgatctaaaattgttttagttttttttgcatttaattagTGATGATTTCACTTAAAGAAATTTTGACGGATCATCATATCTGCTGCACAGCGAGACTAAGATGCCCATGCCCGCCACCTCAGCAGCAGCCCCTCCACACCACCCCCATGCCGCGAGTGGTGTttgtgtagttttttgtgtAGCACATGTGTGCTGCTGAGCTCAACTGAATTGAGAAACGAACAAATCACTTCATGAAGTGACTATTTAGAACATTCActcaaaaaaatgcaatatgcttGCAAATGTGCATTCACATACTTGAATGTGGTgcacatttaaaattttcagtGCGCACGTAAACCTGCACACCATTCATAGTATGTATACCCCTGAATATATTCCGTGAGTAATAAATAGTTATAGTAATAATTAAAGTAGTATGAGTAATAGAAACATGTGTATGATTTAACCTAGGACGTTGTTGACAATAGGGGTTGAACGACTTTAGATATTTTGTACCCAGCATTAAAGTGATGATACTTGTCGACTTCATTGatctgattattttttcccccatttgtcAATTGCTGTATGAAACTCCAAACACATTCGTCACAACGTGATCAATTCCGATCTGTCGTTTACATGTTCCACATCGTCAATCTGATCAGCCCCTAGACATTGATCATATGATTTATCAAAATGGAGTTCATTCGTCATTTAGCACAATATTTGTGAtagttttaacacttttattgaagcaacatcttgattcaaaacaagtttgaaGTACTTTAAAACAAGTTCTCCCCTCACAGACGAGGTCTTGTCCAGACGCCACTACCTTAATTAATAGGCGGGAATGATGATGTCACACCGCATTTACGTCAAGAGAGAGCATGCGCAAAATTGCGCATACCAGACACAGCCTGCTCATTCCGATTGAATTGTTTACATGACGCTCGTTCGGATTGGCAGAAGGGATTCAGCCAATTCAGGACCAATTTGGCCTTTTCTGTTTATATGGACCATTTTCATTCCGGTTGGCGGTTCGCATTAATTCTTATCGGATTACATGGCTCCATGTAGACAGTGGGAATTTGTAAAACTCTTAACTACTATACACGTAACACAACTGCATAGTCACTACTCCCCAGAGTACAGGGGTCTGCAATCAACAGCTCCAGAGCCCTTTAAACCTTCTACTATGGCTCTCTGTgactttggaaaataaatagtttgtgtttaatttaaattgacattagtcagttcttttttttttaaatgtgattctaaatttgaatattattatacttttgtatgtaaaaaaaagaaaaagaaaagaacacacCACTAATAAtctggcatcttattccctgaGGTTTCttgaatatcaaaataaaaccataCCGTGCAACGTCATTATCCTGGTCACATGATCGTAATGACGTATCCGGTGCGTAAACGACAGCTGCCGTCATTCATTTGCTGACATAATAAGCAAGAAAAAGACTATCCCAATTACTGCAACAAATTCTGATCAGAGTAAAATCCTCAGCATGTCAGGTTTCATGTCATTCCATGTGGGGGTGGCCTCTCCTAATGTGGGCTAAAGCGTGCTTAGCACATGACATGTAGCTAGTCTAGCAGAGTAAAGTCACCCGGATGTTTAGGGACCGTCCACAACTTACATTTCCAGAGTGAACAATGTCAATGGTAATTTAACTGGTAATTTGAGCCTCTGTAACATACAACTTGCAGATGGTCCCCAACTTCGACTTGCTATTAGCCGGCCGGCTGAATGAGTCCTCCTTATCAACTACTTTCATCCCCGCTTTTGGCTGGACACAAATATTATAGGGCATAATTCCACAATACGTCAcggtgatcacgtgactgtccaaaatggccgatactgtacttaatgcaaaaatattcataaaaagtgcTATGAAATCATAATCActcaacataaattaaaaaaaattagggaagagttcaaattaaccattttacagaatagctggttagtttttcataaGTCTTGTATTCCTTTAATGTAGGCCACTATGTGCAATACCTGGCCTAAAAATTCATTAAACTATTCGACCCTCCAAAAGACTAAGAAAAGAAACGTTTCTGAAGAAAACAGTACTTTTAATGCTGTTATAataaattttattgaaaaaaaaatccttacaaTCCTGTGGGAAATTAAGGTGACAAATACAGCCCTGATGCAACTATGCTGATGTTCAAGAACATAAATCACATTAACCAGCtaagataaatatttttattattggttattttgaaaatatattttaattatgcaTTCTTTAATTTAATAGTCCTTTTATTAGTCAGATTGGCATCTGAATACAAGCGAtacacaagcaaaaaaatgaTAAGGGAACACTAAAGCAGACGTCATTTTTGATTTGCTGCAAGTGGATAATTTAAAACTAGCTTTAAATTGAGGAAAAGAACGGGTACTCAAATGGAGTctggctgttttgtttttattttttatttttaagaaagtaaacccagcatctttttttcaaaatgtttttgtaacatgcaggggaaaaaattgtgttatagATTTTGTAAATGcaagttgttttaaaaaaagaaaaaagttgggatactatacaaattgtgaataaaaactgaatgcaattatgtggaagtgccaaatttaaatattttgcccaaaatagaacatagatgacaggtcaaaagtttaaactgagacaatttataattttaaggggaaaatatgttgattgtaaatttcatagtgccaacaaatcaaaaaaaaagttgggacaagtagcaataagaggctggaaaagtcaattgcacttgtaaaaaaaaacagctagaaGACCAGTTATCACGAATGAGGTCCAtaggcaacttgattggagtattgTCAGGGTTACATTTAAATCTTCCTCAAATGATGCAACTCCGTGAGACAGGAATCAAGGACCATACCCAAGTTTGTCTTTCTGCAGAAAAGAGGAAGTGGATGCTCTCAGCACCAAAGGACTTCCTGCCTCCACCACTTCCTTGCTCTGCACATTTATTCACAAGTTTAGAAGGCGGAACAAAAGGCGGTACTAAACTCACAATGATAAAAAAGCATGCATCTGGTGTGTGTGGGTGTAGcatttcaaataataaatagtaaAGTGCTCATTCATCTGATAACTTATTATACAATTTTTCCAACATCCCCCCTAATTGTCAAATGAATAGCACATTTAAACACCATATTGTCAAACTTCAAAAGAATTTCTTGATAAAAACCATAACGTGTACTTATTTTGTTCCTGTCACTTAAAACATTGGTGTCATCCAAATCCTCATAATTTTGTTCTGTCAATAATATCAATACCACATAGATCATGACGTAACATTCTCTTTTCATCAAAAATCATGTTAACGGAATAATCATCAATACAACAATATAATCCAAAGTGTTGTCCATAAAATGCAATCAATGTGTTGTCGCACGTTCCTTTCAAGTTCCGATTCCCTTGTTAAGTTGCAGGTAGAAATCAtgtgattttgtattttttttcttgtcttctcGAGAGGGAG encodes:
- the crb2a gene encoding protein crumbs homolog 2a isoform X8, whose protein sequence is MEFGQLYLNLKILFLTTMLFKWGIFCTATLDKCLSAPCQNGATCVNTTDDYACLCVNEGVRYMGKNCDKLYDACSFAPCENCISFLGMPEYKCICPDGLSGDNCTEEVDECRSSPCSAPRYLCVDQLNGYFCKCPSGYGGPQCHQQVTDCIHKPCRNNGTCILHPQGFECQCAPGYIGKTCEEDINDCLSEPCQNGALCIDGVAEFHCFCVPGFQGYNCEIDINECASRPCGNNATCINEKDHYKCECLMGFAGINCETEIDECELDPCNNGGTCHDGIGIYSCKCLPGFKGINCETDIDECASEPCINGAACRDMVNSYECDCSDTGFEGDHCEVDIAECASHPCQHGATCLEGVKQFTCTCWPGFEGTNCEIDIDECAEHPCDNDGECFERSNLTHWQLDWELSYEDAAGYICQCQSGFAGQNCTFNIDECDSEPCQNGATCEDLNNGFVCTCPAGFSDFLCQTDIDECESQPCQNNGWCEDDTASYICHCPDVDVGHRPWGGKDCTVKLSGCVHHDCQNGATCYPWFDGIEHGHTCLCAHGFYDEQCSMLTTFSLTSAGFIPIKVSKEKIQTETQNADYNRFRIQFRFRTTLSNMLLFYRGDVDNYVLIEIVDGLLYAKTFSDTSEYNLTFPVFVNDGFWRDTHVFEDNKSIHLIMKGPGCNRDGCRAKDESHFETLETFSHIYVGGAPEEMLLNSLSDASFIGCMEDLMIDAQPILPQSFQDEQIQNLGCIKAEWCMPDPCYGHGHCVDLWTNYRCDCHRPFYSGGCIEGAPEVV